One genomic region from Mytilus trossulus isolate FHL-02 chromosome 9, PNRI_Mtr1.1.1.hap1, whole genome shotgun sequence encodes:
- the LOC134685390 gene encoding cholecystokinin receptor-like, protein MIEKTNKYYVEFTDEKMINFSNNGNISMSVSTDFTSYWSAEYVILAVYLGVFSIVGILGNIPVLIVYFHRKEQSASNTFIKALAILDLIVCSMIMPYTMIYELHLVQTDVVCRTFEFTRHFAIFASNLTLVAIAAERYIAVCRITHKMSVKNVQHGMLFIFVLSCASAGPSIGIFTVVSDYEVRDVKCKFHHDLTDGKFCHFTYSLYGQVYAVIYQGVLMVFFFVSLIIIVIFYIIIYMVLWQRTKFRKRALSRSPQGPEISEIRSSLCDKQKHEHIDTEVSRTYEFDNEDSEVITKDIQVLNNNSKLNSKKRKAEKIRRIFHHRTAKMLFLCTVIYLLTWLPFWIDIFGLTNNLVFRYLFFIGNATNPIVYGIVNGQIRKEFHNLLSRCCIGKLFGVKSRSSFSV, encoded by the coding sequence ATGATCGAGAAAACGAATAAATACTATGTAGAATTTACAGACGAGAAGATgattaatttttcaaacaatgGCAATATTTCAATGTCAGTGTCTACCGACTTTACTAGTTACTGGAGCGCAGAGTATGTTATTCTGGCTGTCTACCTTGGAGTGTTTTCTATTGTTGGAATACTTGGGAACATTCCGGTACTGATAGTGTACTTTCACAGGAAGGAACAGTCTGCCTCTAACACTTTTATCAAAGCTCTGGCTATTTTAGATCTTATTGTTTGCTCAATGATAATGCCATATACTATGATTTATGAACTACACCTTGTTCAAACTGACGTTGTTTGTAGAACTTTTGAATTCACGCGCCATTTTGCAATATTTGCATCTAATTTGACACTAGTTGCTATCGCTGCTGAAAGATACATTGCTGTATGTCGTATTACTCATAAAATGTCTGTGAAAAATGTACAACACGGTATGCTTTTCATCTTCGTCCTCAGTTGTGCTTCTGCTGGACCGTCGATTGGGATTTTTACTGTAGTTTCTGACTACGAAGTCCGTGATGTGAAATGTAAATTCCACCATGATCTGACTGATGGTAAATTCTGCCATTTTACGTACTCTTTGTATGGACAAGTGTATGCTGTAATTTATCAAGGTGTTCTCATGgtgtttttctttgttagtttgataattattgtcattttctatattattatttacatgGTGCTTTGGCAACGAACAAAATTCCGGAAGAGAGCTTTATCAAGAAGCCCGCAAGGTCCGGAAATATCGGAAATACGTTCGTCTCTTtgtgacaaacaaaaacatgaacaCATCGATACTGAAGTTAGTAGGACCTATGAATTTGACAATGAAGATTCCGAAGTTATAACTAAAGACATACAAGTCttaaataacaattcaaaactGAATTCCAAGAAAAGAAAGGCTGAAAAAATTAGACGAATTTTTCACCATCGGACAGCAAAGATGCTTTTCTTATGTacagttatttatttattgacatGGCTGCCATTTTGGATTGATATTTTTGGACTTACAAATAACTTAGTTTTCagatatctttttttcataGGAAATGCAACCAATCCAATTGTATACGGAATTGTAAACGGTCAAATTCGGAAAGAATTTCACAATCTCTTGTCACGATGTTGTATAGGCAAACTGTTTGGAGTAAAATCAAGGAGTTCTTTTTCCGTATAA